The following coding sequences lie in one Nerophis lumbriciformis linkage group LG02, RoL_Nlum_v2.1, whole genome shotgun sequence genomic window:
- the olig3 gene encoding oligodendrocyte transcription factor 3: MNSDSSPSSRASSPDMDAMFLREHLHFQQHPVSSSTQGGLQTSEAKSSSPVGSSSSSSSSSSSSSNNNKYKLKKQVTEEEMFQLRLKINGRERKRMHDLNLAMDGLREVMPYAHGPSVRKLSKIATLLLARNYILMLNSSLDEMKRLVGDIYGGQHSAFHCGAVTHPGPAGHQVHPLLSSAAPSSTSSTLPTLTSIRAPHPLMKGSPAAPPSLQLGSGFQHWAGLPCPCAICQVPPPPPPPPPHISIASSGLTRLSGEAKEAMK; the protein is encoded by the coding sequence ATGAATTCTGACTCCAGCCCCAGCAGCAGAGCCTCCTCCCCGGACATGGACGCCATGTTCCTCCGAGAGCATCTTCACTTCCAGCAGCACCCCGTCTCCTCCTCCACGCAGGGCGGACTCCAGACGTCCGAGGCCAAGTCGTCATCTCCCGTGGGCAGCagtagtagcagcagcagcagcagcagcagcagcagcaacaacaacaagtaCAAGCTGAAGAAGCAGGTGACGGAGGAGGAGATGTTCCAGCTGCGCCTGAAGATCAACGGCCGGGAGAGGAAGCGCATGCACGACCTCAACCTGGCCATGGACGGCCTGAGGGAGGTCATGCCCTACGCCCACGGACCCTCCGTCAGGAAGCTGTCCAAGATCGCCACGCTGCTCCTGGCCCGGAACTACATCCTCATGCTCAACAGCTCCCTGGACGAGATGAAGCGCCTGGTGGGCGACATCTACGGCGGACAGCACTCCGCCTTCCACTGCGGCGCCGTCACGCACCCGGGGCCCGCCGGACACCAGGTGCACCCCCTCCTCTCCTCCGCCGCCCCCTCCTCCACCTCCTCCACCCTGCCGACTCTCACCTCCATCCGGGCCCCTCACCCCCTCATGAAGGGCTCCCCGGCGGCACCTCCGAGTCTGCAGCTGGGCTCCGGCTTCCAGCACTGGGCCGGACTGCCGTGTCCGTGCGCCATCTGCCAGGTGCcgcctccgcctcctcctcctccgcctcaCATCTCCATCGCCTCCTCCGGCCTCACCAGACTGAGCGGGGAGGCCAAGGAGGCCATGAAATGA